From a region of the Desulfuromonas sp. KJ2020 genome:
- a CDS encoding YbaN family protein — protein sequence MSDRRTKIIDSRVLRLLLTAAGLVSTALAVLGIFLPLLPTVPLLLLAAACFARGSERFHHWLLDHPHLGPMIRGYLDGQGIPLRAKITAITLIWISIPVSVFFLIPLFWVKVFLIAIGLCVTVYLLRLPVCEGGEE from the coding sequence ATGTCTGATCGGCGCACGAAAATAATCGACAGCAGGGTGCTCAGGCTGCTCCTCACCGCGGCCGGGCTGGTCAGTACGGCGCTGGCGGTGCTCGGTATCTTTCTGCCCCTGCTACCGACGGTGCCTCTGCTTCTGCTGGCCGCCGCCTGCTTTGCCCGGGGCTCCGAACGCTTTCACCACTGGCTCCTCGACCATCCCCACCTGGGACCGATGATCCGTGGCTATCTCGATGGCCAGGGAATCCCTCTGCGCGCCAAGATCACTGCCATCACCCTCATCTGGATCAGTATTCCTGTTTCCGTTTTTTTCCTCATCCCCCTCTTCTGGGTCAAAGTCTTTCTCATCGCCATCGGCCTGTGCGTCACCGTCTATCTGCTGCGCCTGCCGGTGTGCGAAGGGGGCGAAGAATAA
- a CDS encoding bifunctional diguanylate cyclase/phosphodiesterase, with the protein MTDSLFFADSARQLPTGQDLHQWWDNLRTILNNVQEAIFIQDLEGRIVDLNDQALRLFRLQREEALGRKIQDDFCATDSPIEQLSVIWQEVVDGQDRRLEWLARRPGDGGSFPVEVFLRRLRLGENDAVLAVVRDLSERLWSEERMRLAERVFESSLEGIAITDCHGLIERVNPAFTEITGYQAKEVLGANPRILKSDRHPPEFYRDMWQALREKGNWQGEIWNRRKGGEAYPEWLSISAITDKNGRSTHYVSVFHDLTEIKHKDELVRHQAYHDALTGLPNHLLLRDRLTIAISRSRREGKGLAVFFLDLDHFKKVNDSFGHIAGDILLQQVAARLQDMVRKEDTLARIGGDEFVLVVQNIHSAENAAQVVHKIMTDLAGVFQVGEQEIFTGASIGISLFPHDGDDPESLIRNAETAMYRAKDRGRNNYQLFAAEMNEQITRRLFLENNLRKAVQEEQFQLYYQPKVDLKRREITGMEALVRWLQPDGTIVPPDAFIPVAEETGMIIPLGYWILRAACRQIRKWREAGYGTLQVSVNLSAQQFKQVDLAERILSILAETGVPPEALEIEVTESVLMANMEEAILTLAQLTRQGIRVALDDFGTGYSSLYYLKRLPIATVKIDRSFVADLTTDPDDNAIVSAILSMAAGLKLRVVAEGVEIREQLDFLRQHGCDEIQGYFFSRPLPAKEAGRWLEEGLWRDKL; encoded by the coding sequence ATGACGGACTCCCTCTTTTTTGCGGACTCCGCCCGCCAACTACCCACGGGGCAGGATTTGCACCAATGGTGGGACAATCTGCGGACGATCCTCAACAACGTGCAGGAAGCCATTTTTATTCAGGATCTGGAGGGGCGGATTGTCGACCTGAACGATCAGGCTCTTCGACTGTTCCGTTTGCAGCGGGAAGAAGCGCTGGGCCGGAAGATTCAGGATGACTTCTGCGCCACCGACTCGCCAATCGAGCAGTTGTCTGTCATCTGGCAAGAGGTGGTCGACGGCCAGGACAGGCGGCTGGAGTGGCTGGCCCGCCGTCCTGGCGATGGCGGCTCCTTTCCGGTCGAAGTTTTTCTGCGACGGTTGCGGCTGGGGGAGAACGATGCGGTGCTGGCGGTGGTTCGCGATCTTTCCGAACGTTTGTGGTCAGAGGAGAGGATGCGTTTGGCCGAGCGGGTGTTCGAAAGCAGTCTGGAGGGGATCGCCATTACGGACTGCCACGGCCTGATTGAGCGGGTGAATCCCGCCTTTACGGAGATTACCGGGTACCAGGCGAAAGAAGTGCTGGGCGCCAATCCGCGCATCCTCAAGTCCGATCGTCATCCCCCCGAGTTTTACCGGGATATGTGGCAGGCCCTGCGGGAAAAAGGCAATTGGCAAGGGGAGATCTGGAACCGCCGTAAAGGCGGCGAGGCCTATCCCGAATGGTTGAGTATTTCGGCGATTACGGACAAAAACGGCCGGTCGACTCACTATGTTTCCGTCTTTCACGATCTTACCGAGATCAAGCACAAAGATGAGCTCGTCCGTCATCAGGCCTATCACGACGCCCTGACCGGCCTGCCCAATCACCTGCTCCTGCGCGACCGCCTGACCATCGCCATCAGCCGTTCCCGGCGGGAGGGAAAGGGCCTTGCCGTCTTCTTTCTCGATCTCGACCACTTTAAAAAAGTGAATGACAGCTTCGGGCATATCGCGGGAGATATCCTGCTGCAGCAGGTGGCCGCGCGTCTGCAGGATATGGTGCGCAAGGAGGATACCCTGGCGCGTATCGGCGGGGATGAGTTCGTGTTGGTGGTGCAGAATATCCACAGTGCCGAGAATGCCGCTCAGGTCGTGCATAAGATCATGACCGATTTGGCTGGTGTGTTCCAGGTGGGCGAGCAGGAAATTTTCACGGGCGCCAGCATTGGCATCAGCCTTTTTCCCCATGACGGCGACGACCCCGAAAGCCTTATCCGCAATGCCGAAACGGCCATGTACCGGGCTAAAGACCGGGGGCGCAACAACTATCAGCTTTTTGCGGCCGAAATGAACGAACAGATCACCCGTCGGCTGTTCTTGGAGAACAATCTGCGCAAGGCCGTGCAGGAGGAGCAGTTTCAACTGTACTACCAGCCGAAGGTGGATTTGAAACGCCGAGAAATAACGGGCATGGAAGCCCTGGTCCGCTGGTTACAGCCCGATGGGACTATCGTTCCTCCAGACGCGTTCATTCCTGTGGCCGAGGAGACAGGGATGATTATCCCGCTGGGGTACTGGATTTTACGGGCCGCCTGCCGTCAGATCCGGAAATGGCGGGAGGCGGGGTATGGGACGCTACAGGTATCCGTCAATCTTTCGGCGCAGCAGTTTAAACAGGTCGATCTGGCCGAGCGCATCCTGTCGATTCTGGCGGAAACAGGGGTCCCTCCCGAAGCCCTGGAGATCGAAGTCACCGAAAGTGTGCTGATGGCCAACATGGAGGAAGCGATCCTGACGCTTGCGCAACTGACCCGTCAGGGCATCCGTGTCGCCCTCGATGATTTCGGGACAGGGTACTCCTCCCTGTATTATCTCAAGCGACTGCCTATCGCCACCGTCAAGATCGACCGCTCTTTCGTGGCGGATCTGACGACGGACCCCGATGACAACGCCATCGTGTCGGCGATTCTGTCCATGGCGGCTGGTCTCAAGCTCCGGGTCGTGGCCGAAGGAGTGGAGATACGCGAACAGCTGGATTTTCTTCGGCAGCACGGCTGCGATGAAATTCAGGGATACTTCTTCAGTCGCCCCCTGCCGGCCAAAGAGGCGGGTCGTTGGCTGGAAGAGGGGTTGTGGCGGGATAAACTGTAA
- a CDS encoding DUF3793 family protein — protein MSTAAIHPAKHLGWNQLAPLFRDERACCAAFLALETAEILDGVKPANLINMANRPQPCGRNLYQLWKQHGDSLLADSGLTPSVLIDRGESLLLLVYQPEALAALLSRPNVMAVLRRAGYQAPFHPDRVLAELQSRLQAADGFPHEIGVFLGYPLKDVAAFMGWISLPFSCQRLWRIYGDPCRSLQLAQRFTHCRNRMAHRLAHQAAGQSQAAGSHTFFGSLIENGFRF, from the coding sequence ATGTCTACGGCAGCCATTCACCCTGCAAAGCACCTTGGCTGGAACCAGCTGGCTCCTCTCTTCCGGGACGAACGCGCGTGCTGCGCAGCGTTTCTGGCGCTGGAGACGGCCGAAATCCTCGACGGCGTCAAACCGGCCAACCTCATCAATATGGCCAACAGACCCCAGCCCTGCGGCCGCAATCTCTATCAGCTCTGGAAGCAGCATGGCGACAGCCTGCTGGCCGACAGCGGCCTCACCCCCAGTGTCCTGATTGACCGCGGCGAGTCCTTGCTCCTGCTGGTCTATCAGCCCGAGGCCTTGGCGGCCCTCCTCTCCCGCCCCAACGTCATGGCCGTACTGCGCCGGGCCGGTTATCAGGCGCCCTTTCACCCGGATCGCGTTCTGGCCGAGTTGCAGTCGCGCCTGCAAGCCGCCGACGGTTTTCCTCATGAAATCGGTGTCTTTCTCGGCTATCCCCTCAAGGATGTCGCCGCTTTCATGGGGTGGATTTCCCTCCCCTTCAGCTGTCAGCGTCTCTGGCGCATCTACGGTGATCCTTGCCGCAGCCTGCAACTGGCCCAACGTTTTACCCATTGCCGAAACCGGATGGCCCACCGACTGGCCCACCAGGCCGCCGGTCAATCCCAGGCCGCCGGTAGCCACACCTTTTTTGGCTCTTTAATTGAAAATGGTTTTCGTTTTTAA
- a CDS encoding ferric reductase-like transmembrane domain-containing protein: MKYVFSGLFWIGVYLALVMAPLLVLLLGPMPAGSGFWWDFSLALGFAGTAMMGTLFLQTARFRRPSAPFGIDIVYYFHRQSALVTFVFILLHPLLLLVLEPTLWALFRPGLAPWHFWAGVASLLGLFLLLISSLWRKPLGIDYDRWRLGHAVLAVLTLGLAIAHIVGVGHYVATPWTKILWGAISLSWLLLLVTVRLIRPAMLLRHPYRVTGVSAERGDAWTLQVAPEGHDGFNFLPGQFAWISLGASPFALKEHPFSIASSAAKTAELHFTIKELGDFTRRIKEVEIGTPVYVDGPYGCFSPDRQPASRYVFVAGGIGIAPIMSMLRTLADRGDRRPLLLFYAYNTWDRTTFREELEMLRERLDLQVVFILNDPPPDWQGEVGLLTKELLGRHVPPPRAAAEYFICGPVAMIHLVEKYLHELGVPLGQLHSELFDLV; this comes from the coding sequence TTGAAATACGTCTTTTCCGGACTGTTCTGGATCGGGGTCTACCTGGCGCTGGTCATGGCGCCGCTGCTGGTGCTTCTGCTTGGCCCCATGCCCGCCGGCAGCGGGTTCTGGTGGGATTTCTCCCTCGCCCTGGGCTTTGCCGGCACCGCCATGATGGGCACACTTTTCCTGCAGACGGCCCGTTTCCGGCGTCCTTCAGCCCCTTTCGGCATCGATATCGTCTATTATTTTCACCGGCAGAGTGCGCTGGTGACTTTTGTGTTCATTCTGCTCCATCCCCTGTTGCTGTTGGTCCTTGAACCGACCCTGTGGGCTCTTTTTCGTCCCGGTCTGGCCCCCTGGCACTTCTGGGCCGGAGTGGCTTCTCTTCTGGGCCTTTTCCTCTTGCTGATCAGTTCGCTTTGGCGCAAACCGCTGGGGATCGATTACGACCGCTGGCGTCTGGGGCATGCCGTGCTGGCCGTGTTGACCCTCGGTCTGGCCATCGCCCATATCGTGGGGGTGGGGCACTATGTCGCCACTCCCTGGACAAAAATCCTGTGGGGGGCGATCTCCCTGTCCTGGCTGTTGCTGCTGGTGACCGTGCGCCTCATCCGGCCGGCCATGCTGCTGCGCCACCCCTACCGGGTCACGGGCGTGAGCGCCGAGCGGGGCGACGCCTGGACGCTGCAGGTCGCTCCCGAAGGACACGACGGCTTCAACTTCCTGCCCGGTCAGTTCGCCTGGATCAGCCTCGGGGCCTCTCCTTTCGCCCTCAAGGAGCACCCTTTCTCCATCGCCTCCAGTGCCGCCAAGACGGCGGAGCTGCACTTTACCATCAAGGAGTTGGGGGACTTCACCCGCCGCATCAAGGAGGTGGAAATCGGCACGCCCGTCTACGTGGATGGCCCCTACGGCTGTTTCAGCCCCGACCGGCAACCGGCCAGCCGCTACGTCTTTGTGGCCGGCGGCATCGGCATCGCCCCGATTATGAGCATGCTGCGTACGCTGGCGGATCGTGGCGACCGCCGTCCGCTGCTCCTCTTTTATGCCTACAATACCTGGGATCGCACGACCTTTCGGGAAGAACTTGAGATGCTGCGGGAACGCCTGGACCTTCAGGTTGTTTTCATCCTGAACGACCCTCCTCCCGACTGGCAGGGCGAGGTGGGGTTGCTCACGAAGGAGCTGCTTGGCCGTCATGTGCCGCCGCCTCGGGCGGCCGCGGAGTATTTTATCTGCGGTCCGGTGGCGATGATCCATCTGGTGGAAAAGTACCTGCATGAATTGGGCGTTCCGCTGGGGCAGCTTCATTCCGAGCTGTTCGATCTGGTCTGA
- a CDS encoding LbtU family siderophore porin, giving the protein MKNPAIMLLISALLSLTLLSQAAAATLEERLADLERRQSELYHTLAEKKAAGLATPLGERLTFSGLLEVEATAASRRQDDGRTQSSSDLVLATTQLGLGMTFTDRVRGSINFLYEEDTTDLEVDEASVDLNLDPFFARIGRIYLPFGVYHSHFISDPLTLELGETRETAALLGYGRNLFSLSLFAFNGDRERLEEEDHIRDWGASLVFTPVDGLEFGGSYLSDLADTDAAMVTAYERRVAGWSAFVLAAGSKGGISAEILGATRAFAAADLDGDENGMGDRPRAWNVEAFWTMRDDLDLALRWEGSDEFLGQPRRQYGLDLSWSPWPYATLSLEYLRGEFSRGFGLNEDGSGLDRRDQVTAQLALAF; this is encoded by the coding sequence ATGAAAAACCCTGCGATCATGCTGTTGATTTCCGCCTTGCTCTCCCTCACGCTACTCAGCCAGGCGGCGGCAGCCACGCTGGAAGAACGCCTGGCGGATCTGGAACGCCGGCAGAGCGAACTCTACCACACGCTGGCCGAAAAAAAGGCGGCCGGCCTGGCGACTCCCCTGGGGGAACGCCTGACTTTTTCCGGCCTGCTGGAGGTGGAGGCAACCGCCGCCAGCAGGCGTCAGGACGACGGCCGGACCCAGAGCAGCAGCGACCTGGTGCTGGCCACGACCCAACTCGGCCTGGGGATGACATTCACCGACCGGGTCCGAGGCAGTATCAACTTTCTCTATGAAGAAGATACTACGGATTTGGAAGTGGACGAAGCCTCGGTCGACCTCAACCTGGACCCGTTTTTCGCGCGAATCGGCCGCATCTATCTTCCCTTCGGCGTCTACCACAGTCATTTCATCAGCGATCCGCTGACCCTCGAACTGGGGGAAACCCGCGAGACGGCAGCTCTGCTCGGCTATGGCCGGAATCTCTTCTCCCTGTCCCTGTTTGCCTTTAACGGTGACAGGGAACGACTGGAAGAGGAAGACCACATCCGCGACTGGGGCGCCAGCCTCGTCTTCACCCCCGTGGACGGCCTTGAGTTTGGCGGCAGCTACCTGTCCGACCTGGCCGACACCGACGCGGCCATGGTGACGGCCTACGAACGCCGCGTGGCGGGATGGAGCGCCTTTGTGCTGGCTGCCGGCAGCAAGGGCGGGATTTCGGCAGAAATTCTGGGAGCGACGAGAGCTTTCGCGGCCGCGGATCTCGACGGCGACGAAAATGGCATGGGCGACAGGCCGAGGGCCTGGAATGTGGAGGCCTTCTGGACCATGCGTGACGATCTCGACCTGGCCCTGCGCTGGGAAGGCAGCGACGAATTTCTCGGGCAGCCGCGGCGGCAGTATGGCCTGGACCTGTCCTGGAGCCCCTGGCCTTACGCCACCTTGTCTCTCGAATATCTGCGCGGCGAATTCAGCCGGGGATTCGGCCTCAACGAGGACGGCAGCGGACTGGATCGCCGGGATCAGGTCACCGCCCAACTGGCTTTAGCGTTCTGA
- a CDS encoding cation:proton antiporter: MGIAADIIIIIVAGLLGALVAHRLKQPLMLGYILAGVLIGPFNNAISIGDAHDIEKLAEIGVALLLFALGLEFSLKELRPVRTIALVGTPLQILLTLGFGFLIGRWLGWERVPSLWLGGVVSFSSTMVILKTLMNQGVMGTLSSRVMIGILIVQDLAVVPMMIMLPQLSDPASGLPTLGFAAIKSAVFLALMLLLGTKLLPKLLAIIARWDSRELFLLSITAIGLGIGYATYLAGLSFAFGAFVAGIVLSESDYGHQALSDIIPLRDLFGLLFFTSVGMLLNPAFVMANWFEVLALVLMVALGKGVIMGVLARGFGYGNVIPLATGLGMFQIGEFSFLLAQEGYGIGALSLDQYSLILAATIISMFLTPVVSGLTAPLYALRQRFGSNDTLEVINLPAEELKDHIVVVGGGRVGQHVARVLRQIDVPFVIVEVNHRRFEECKRARLPAIFGDASQNIVLEAARIHGAQQLLITAPAVISAQTIVRHVRQFYPDLNIVVRADGEDQMRSLYEEGVYMVILPELEAGLEIARQALLHLKMPIPVIQRYTDAIRRELYHPLSEGRDDHQEIRQLRSAGDLLELSWERLATGNPMVGRSLRELEIRRQTGVSIVGVIRQGEFLPNPEADFCFAEGDLIATIGNTAQRQAFNAAMMKKASPTT; encoded by the coding sequence GTGGGCATTGCAGCAGATATCATTATCATCATCGTCGCCGGTCTGCTTGGGGCGCTGGTCGCCCACCGCCTGAAGCAGCCTTTGATGCTGGGCTATATTCTGGCTGGGGTGCTGATTGGCCCCTTTAATAATGCCATCTCCATCGGGGATGCCCATGACATCGAAAAGCTGGCCGAAATCGGCGTCGCCCTGCTGCTTTTTGCCCTGGGCCTCGAGTTTTCGCTGAAAGAGCTGCGGCCTGTCCGCACCATCGCTCTGGTGGGAACGCCCTTACAGATCCTGCTGACCCTGGGTTTTGGGTTTCTCATCGGCCGCTGGCTGGGGTGGGAGAGGGTGCCGTCCTTGTGGCTGGGGGGCGTGGTCTCCTTTTCCAGCACCATGGTCATTCTCAAGACTTTGATGAACCAGGGGGTGATGGGCACCCTCTCCAGCCGCGTCATGATCGGCATCCTCATCGTGCAGGATCTGGCCGTGGTGCCGATGATGATCATGCTCCCCCAGTTGAGCGATCCGGCCTCGGGGCTACCGACCCTCGGTTTTGCCGCCATCAAGTCGGCGGTCTTTCTGGCGCTCATGCTGCTGCTCGGCACCAAGCTGCTGCCGAAACTGCTGGCCATCATCGCCCGCTGGGACTCGCGAGAGCTCTTTCTGCTCTCCATCACCGCCATCGGTCTCGGCATCGGCTACGCCACCTATCTGGCCGGACTGTCTTTCGCCTTCGGCGCCTTCGTGGCCGGCATCGTGCTGAGCGAATCGGATTACGGCCACCAGGCCTTAAGCGACATCATCCCCCTGCGCGACCTCTTCGGCCTGCTCTTCTTTACCTCCGTCGGCATGCTGCTCAATCCGGCCTTCGTCATGGCCAACTGGTTCGAAGTGCTCGCCCTCGTCCTGATGGTGGCGCTCGGCAAGGGGGTTATCATGGGGGTCTTGGCGCGCGGCTTCGGTTATGGCAACGTCATCCCCTTGGCGACGGGGCTGGGCATGTTCCAGATTGGCGAATTTTCCTTTCTGCTCGCCCAGGAAGGCTACGGTATTGGCGCCCTGAGCCTCGATCAGTATTCCCTCATTCTGGCCGCCACCATCATCAGCATGTTCCTGACGCCCGTCGTGTCGGGACTGACGGCCCCGCTCTACGCCTTGCGTCAGCGCTTCGGCAGCAACGATACGCTGGAGGTCATCAACCTGCCAGCCGAAGAGCTCAAGGATCATATCGTCGTGGTCGGCGGCGGGCGAGTCGGTCAGCATGTGGCCCGGGTTCTGCGTCAGATCGACGTGCCCTTCGTGATTGTGGAGGTCAACCACCGGCGCTTTGAGGAATGCAAGCGGGCCAGGCTGCCGGCTATTTTCGGCGATGCCAGTCAGAACATCGTCCTTGAGGCGGCGCGGATTCACGGCGCCCAGCAGCTGCTCATCACCGCCCCGGCGGTCATCTCGGCCCAGACCATCGTCCGGCATGTGCGGCAGTTTTATCCCGATCTGAACATCGTGGTGCGCGCCGACGGGGAGGATCAGATGCGCTCCCTTTACGAGGAGGGGGTCTATATGGTCATTCTGCCGGAACTGGAGGCGGGACTGGAGATCGCCCGTCAGGCCCTGCTTCACCTGAAGATGCCCATTCCGGTCATCCAGCGCTATACCGACGCCATCCGCCGCGAGCTCTATCACCCCCTCTCCGAAGGGCGGGACGACCATCAGGAGATCCGCCAGCTGCGGTCGGCTGGTGACCTGCTGGAGTTGAGCTGGGAGCGCCTGGCCACCGGCAACCCCATGGTGGGCCGGAGCCTGCGGGAGCTGGAGATCCGGCGGCAGACCGGCGTCTCCATCGTTGGCGTCATCCGGCAGGGGGAATTTCTCCCCAACCCCGAAGCCGATTTCTGTTTCGCCGAAGGCGATCTGATCGCCACCATCGGCAATACCGCCCAGCGGCAGGCCTTCAATGCCGCCATGATGAAAAAGGCGAGTCCGACGACCTGA